In Drosophila nasuta strain 15112-1781.00 chromosome 2R, ASM2355853v1, whole genome shotgun sequence, a single genomic region encodes these proteins:
- the LOC132783942 gene encoding probable cytochrome P450 313a4 gives MGSEVKKENMIQNDTLVNKYKSLFAAGVVLFLKPWINFNIFRPWSKTLKIVDDSRSTIQSFLKKIIVAKLESDYKNNTTKTQSITFVDVAIEQFRNRLFNYTNVVEESNTIVFGAFETTALTMVYTLMNLAMFPEYQEKVFEEIKSVFPNTGDFEVAYEDLQKLEYLGMVINESMRLMPTFPMTARKISHDFKLSNGIVLPKGLEIGISIIHTHRSKDIWGPDAHKYNPDHFLPSNLRDKHPYAFLPFLKGKRTCIEMPGLQLERRV, from the exons ATGGGATCTGAAGTGAAGAAGGAAAACATGATTCAAAACGACACactagtaaataaatataaaag TCTTTTTGCAGCAGGGGTTGTGTTATTCTTAAAACCTTGgattaactttaatatttttcgcCCATGGagtaaaactttaaaaattgtagacGATTCCAGGTCGACCATTCAATCATTTCTGAAAAAG ATAATTGTCGCAAAACTCGAGAgtgattataaaaataatacaacaaaaactcAGAGCATAAcatttgttgatgttgcaatTGAGCAGTTCCGAAAccgtttatttaattatacaaatgTCGTGGAAGAATCAAATACAATCGTTTTTGGAGCGTTCGAGACAACCGCACTTACAATGGTATATACTTTGATGAATTTAGCAATGTTTCCCGAATATCAGGAGAAAGTCTTTGAGGAAATTAAATCGGTGTTTCCCAATACTGGAGACTTTGAAGTCGCATATGAGGATCTTCAAAAGCTAGAGTACTTGGGCATGGTTATCAATGAAAGCATGAGATTGATGCCAACATTCCCAATGACAGCCCGTAAAATATCTCATGATTTTAAACTCTCAAATGGCATTGTGTTACCAAAAGGTCTTGAAATTGGCATTAGTATTATCCACACACATCGCAGTAAAGACATCTGGGGGCCGGatgcacataaatataatCCTGATCATTTTCTGCCATCAAATTTACGAGATAAACATCCATATgcctttttgccttttttgaAAGGCAAACGAACTTGTATAG AAATGCCGGGACTGCAACTGGAGCGTCGAGTTTaa
- the LOC132783943 gene encoding keratin-associated protein 19-2, with product MRALIFFALIVGVLLSLVYAEDQQEQLVRTKRQFFGPGFGGYGGYGGYGGFGRPYGFGPGYGGYGHRHHGFGGFGGYGGYPRYGGFGGFGYPGGFYG from the coding sequence atgcGCGCTTTAATATTCTTCGCTTTGATTGTTGGCGTCCTATTGTCTCTGGTCTATGCCGAGGACCAACAGGAGCAGCTAGTGCGTACTAAACGCCAGTTCTTTGGTCCTGGATTTGGAGGCTATGGTGGATATGGAGGCTATGGAGGCTTTGGAAGACCCTATGGTTTTGGACCCGGCTACGGCGGCTATGGTCATCGTCATCATGGCTTTGGTGGCTTTGGAGGATACGGCGGATACCCCAGATACGGCGGTTTTGGCGGTTTCGGATACCCCGGCGGTTTCTATGGTTAA